A stretch of the Snodgrassella alvi genome encodes the following:
- a CDS encoding lipid A biosynthesis lauroyl acyltransferase, whose amino-acid sequence MKLAFAFLYMLQLLPLGAIHALARCVGWLSYYAVAPRRRIGLINLRHCFPEWTEQQRRKVLREHFYHMSMLLLEYGLYWYGDAARLKKLVRYQDKHYLDEALAAGEKVILLYPHFTAFEAAVYALNQDVPLISVYSHQKNKQMDEQILKGRHRYNNVFLIGRTEGLRAIIKKIKSSSAPFLYLPDQDFGRRESIFVNFFGIPTATIAGLSRIAALTNAKVVPAIPTRESDGKVTLRFYQQWDNFPSKDIVADTQRMNDFIEARVREQPPQYYWLHKRFKTRPEGEASFYQKIHK is encoded by the coding sequence ATGAAACTGGCTTTTGCTTTTTTATATATGCTGCAGTTGCTGCCGTTAGGGGCGATTCATGCGCTGGCACGCTGTGTGGGCTGGCTGAGTTATTATGCGGTTGCTCCACGGCGGCGAATTGGTTTGATTAATCTGCGCCACTGTTTTCCCGAATGGACGGAGCAGCAGCGACGTAAAGTATTGCGCGAACATTTCTATCATATGTCTATGCTGCTGCTGGAATACGGGCTGTACTGGTATGGTGATGCCGCGCGTTTAAAAAAATTGGTGCGCTATCAAGACAAACATTATCTTGATGAAGCGCTGGCCGCCGGTGAAAAAGTAATTTTACTCTATCCGCACTTTACTGCATTTGAAGCGGCAGTGTATGCGCTCAACCAAGATGTGCCCTTAATCAGCGTGTATTCACATCAGAAAAATAAACAGATGGATGAGCAGATTCTCAAGGGACGCCATCGCTATAATAATGTGTTTCTGATAGGGCGCACTGAAGGGCTGCGTGCGATTATTAAAAAAATCAAAAGCAGCAGTGCGCCGTTTTTATATTTGCCCGATCAGGATTTCGGACGAAGAGAATCGATTTTTGTAAACTTTTTCGGAATTCCCACAGCGACGATTGCTGGTCTGAGTCGTATCGCTGCTTTAACCAATGCTAAAGTGGTTCCAGCAATTCCGACACGGGAATCAGATGGCAAGGTTACCTTGCGGTTTTATCAGCAATGGGATAATTTTCCCAGTAAAGATATAGTGGCCGATACGCAACGAATGAATGATTTTATCGAAGCACGAGTACGAGAGCAGCCGCCACAGTATTACTGGCTGCATAAACGGTTTAAAACCCGCCCCGAGGGTGAAGCGTCGTTTTACCAAAAAATTCACAAATAA